The Curtobacterium poinsettiae DNA segment CGGGCGCTCCACGGTTGCACGGGCCCTGAACCAGCCGCCCACACACCGCACACGGTCCGCCGGACGCGGTCCGGGCCTCCAGGCCGACCGGACCGACCGCCCGCCTGTCGCGACGTCACCCGGTCCCGATAGTGTCGGAACGTGAGCAACGAGGCATTCGACGACCGCTACGAGCTGCGCGAGTTCGCGCCCGGGACGGACGACAAGGGGGCACCGAACGCCGAGACGGCAGCGTGGATGCAGGCCGTCGGGATGGGCTTCCACGAAGCCGACCCCGATGCCGAGGGCGCAGCCCGCATGGCGTCGCACTTCATCGCCGACGAAGAGACGTTCCTCGGGGTCTACGTGCGCGAGCCGTTCCCGGGGTCCGTCGACGAGACGTGGCCGGCCGGCACCTTCACGTGGTTCCGCAAGGCGCTGAGCTGGGGCGACGGGTCCTCCGTCGACACCCAGGCGATCTCCGCGGTCACGGTCCGCCCGACCGAGCGTCGCCGCGGCATCCTGCGCCGGATGATGACGCACGCGCTCGAGCGCGGGGTCGCCGAGGGGTACGCCGTCGCGTCGCTGACCGCGTCCGAGGGCACCATCTACCGCCGCTTCGGCTTCGGCTGCGCCATCCGCGAGCGTGCCGTGCACGTGCGCCGCGAGCGCGCGCTGCCCCTGCTCGCACCGACCTCCGGCACGGTGTCGGTCGTGACCCCGCAGTGGCTCGCCGACGGTCCCGGCAAGGCGGTCTTCGACCGGTTCCACGTCCGCACCCCGGGCTCGATGGTGCGCAACACCGGTACCTGGCCGATCGCGTTCGGCCTGCGCGGGCCCGACGGCCAGAAGGCCAAGGACGTCCGCGCCGCCGTGCACCGCAGGGACGGCTCCGACGAGGTCGACGGCTACGTCACCTGGCGCGTCAAGGAGGACCGCGGCTCCGACACCGCGCTCGAGATCGTCGACCTGGTGTACGCGGACGACCAGGCCTACACCGCCCTGTGGGAGTTCCTGCTCTCGGTCGACCTCAACGACGTCGTGAAGTACAACCGCTCCCGTCTCGACGACCCGATCGTCGCGGCGCTCGGCGACAACCGTGCGTACGACGTCGACCACGAGGAGGACCACGTCTGGCTGCGCGTCCTCGACGTGCCGGCGGTGCTGGCCTCGCGACCGTTCGCCGTCGACGGGTCGCTGACACTCGGGGTCACCGACGCGCTCGGCTTCACCACCGGCACGTACCGCCTCGACG contains these protein-coding regions:
- a CDS encoding GNAT family N-acetyltransferase, whose translation is MSNEAFDDRYELREFAPGTDDKGAPNAETAAWMQAVGMGFHEADPDAEGAARMASHFIADEETFLGVYVREPFPGSVDETWPAGTFTWFRKALSWGDGSSVDTQAISAVTVRPTERRRGILRRMMTHALERGVAEGYAVASLTASEGTIYRRFGFGCAIRERAVHVRRERALPLLAPTSGTVSVVTPQWLADGPGKAVFDRFHVRTPGSMVRNTGTWPIAFGLRGPDGQKAKDVRAAVHRRDGSDEVDGYVTWRVKEDRGSDTALEIVDLVYADDQAYTALWEFLLSVDLNDVVKYNRSRLDDPIVAALGDNRAYDVDHEEDHVWLRVLDVPAVLASRPFAVDGSLTLGVTDALGFTTGTYRLDVQEARGTVARIADDVDVAGSDVQLDVAELGALLIGSVSPVTLAAAGLVRAADPASVALLRAMLLPPRTPHGITYF